A portion of the Pan troglodytes isolate AG18354 chromosome 10, NHGRI_mPanTro3-v2.0_pri, whole genome shotgun sequence genome contains these proteins:
- the TAS2R42 gene encoding taste receptor type 2 member 42 — protein MLFCNGLIVNLLMIQSIKNLDFLSLEMATELDKIFLILEIAEFIIGMLGNVFIGLVNCSEGIKNQKVFSADFILTCLAISTIGQLFVILFDSFLVGLASHLYTTYRLGKPVIMLWHMTNHLTTWLATCLSIFYFFKIAHFPHSLFLWLRWRMNGMIVMLLILSLFLLIFNSLVLEIFIDISLNIIDKSNLTLYLDESKTVYDKLSILKTLLSLTSFIPFSLSLTSLLFLFLSLVRHTRNLKLSSLGSRDSSTEAHRRAMKMVMSFLFLFIVHFFSLQVANWIFFMLWNNKYIKFAMLALNAFPSCHSFILILGNSKLRQTAVRLLWHLRNYTKTPNPLPL, from the coding sequence ATGCTCTTCTGCAATGGTTTGATTGTAAATTTATTAATGATACAAAGTATTAAAAACTTGGATTTTTTGTCTCTGGAAATGGCCACCGAATTGGACAAAATCTTTCTGATTCTGGAAATAGCGGAATTCATCATCGGCATGCTGGGGAATGTGTTCATTGGACTGGTAAACTGCTCTGAAGGGATCAAGAACCAAAAGGTCTTCTCAGCTGATTTCATCCTCACCTGCTTGGCTATCTCCACAATTGGACAACTGTTTGTGATACTGTTTGATTCATTTCTAGTGGGACTTGCTTCACATTTATATACCACATATAGACTAGGAAAACCTGTTATTATGCTTTGGCACATGACTAATCACTTGACAACCTGGCTTGCCACCTGCCtaagcattttctatttctttaagataGCCCACTTCCCCCACTCCCTTTTCCTctggctgaggtggaggatgaACGGAATGATTGTTATGCTTCTTATATTGTCTTTGTTCTTACTGATTTTTAACAGTTTAGTgctagaaatatttattgatatctCACTCAATATAATAGATAAAAGTAATCTGACTTTATATTTAGATGAAAGTAAAACTGTCTATGATAAACtctctattttaaaaactcttcttaGCTTGACCAGTTTTATCCCCTTTTCTCTGTCCCTGACCTCcttgctttttttatttctgtccttGGTGAGACATACTAGAAATTTGAAGCTCAGTTCCTTGGGCTCTAGAGACTCCAGCACAGAGGCCCATAGGAGGGCCATGAAAATGGTGatgtctttccttttcctcttcatagttcattttttttccttacaagTGGCCAATTGGATATTTTTTATGTTGTGGAACAACAAGTACATAAAGTTTGCCATGTTAGCCTTAAATGCCTTTCCCTCGTGCCACTCATTTATTCTCATTCTGGGAAACAGCAAGCTGCGACAGACAGCTGTGAGGCTACTGTGGCATCTTAGGAACTATACAAAAACACCAAACCCTTTACCTTTGTAG